A DNA window from Anaerocolumna sp. AGMB13020 contains the following coding sequences:
- a CDS encoding IS3 family transposase: MTEAIYTEVSAKVEASKVTKRRVSTSGMLKFLGVSRSGYHAFLNRKVSSTKQRKEAVKKEIQKIYDSSKQNYGAPKITKELRKSGETIAQRTVGKYMREMGIKAQWIRPWTTTTRDSDFSDELHNILDEQFNPERPNAVWCTDITYIWTQDGFVYLNCVMDLFARKIIAWTLSDTMEVCSVIETINKAKACRDTDFPLIIHSDRGSQYVSNAWREATVNMQRSYSHTGYPYDNACIESFHSLIKREWLNRFSIHNYNHAYKLVFEYIEAFYNTVRIHSYCDYLSPDEYEKLYERAKSLPAA; encoded by the coding sequence TTGACAGAAGCTATCTATACCGAAGTTTCTGCCAAGGTAGAGGCATCTAAAGTCACAAAACGCCGAGTCTCTACTTCCGGAATGCTGAAATTTTTAGGCGTGTCTCGCTCTGGATATCATGCTTTTCTGAACCGAAAAGTCTCTTCCACCAAGCAACGTAAAGAGGCTGTCAAAAAGGAAATCCAGAAGATTTATGATAGTTCAAAACAGAATTACGGCGCTCCTAAAATCACCAAGGAACTTCGCAAATCTGGGGAAACCATTGCCCAGCGCACAGTAGGTAAATACATGCGTGAAATGGGTATCAAAGCTCAGTGGATTAGACCTTGGACCACTACAACCAGAGACTCTGATTTCAGTGATGAACTTCACAACATTCTTGATGAACAGTTTAATCCAGAACGCCCTAATGCTGTCTGGTGTACCGATATCACTTACATTTGGACACAGGACGGATTTGTCTATCTCAACTGCGTTATGGACTTATTTGCGAGAAAGATTATTGCCTGGACTCTTTCTGATACTATGGAAGTGTGTTCCGTTATCGAAACAATCAATAAAGCAAAAGCTTGTCGAGACACCGATTTTCCTTTGATTATACACTCAGACCGTGGTAGCCAGTATGTTTCTAATGCCTGGCGAGAAGCCACTGTAAATATGCAACGAAGTTATTCTCATACTGGCTATCCTTACGACAATGCCTGTATTGAATCTTTCCATTCTCTCATCAAACGAGAATGGTTGAACCGGTTTAGTATTCATAACTACAACCATGCATATAAGCTTGTTTTTGAATATATTGAAGCCTTTTATAACACCGTCAGAATACACAGCTATTGTGATTATTTGTCTCCAGACGAATATGAAAAACTGTATGAGAGGGCTAAGTCTCTGCCTGCTGCTTAA
- a CDS encoding transposase, protein MPRKSKQHTKQFKLDAINYRKEHPDLTQVECAKNLGIGISTLAKWEAQFRDHDGDIPVRGSGNYESDEQKEIARLKRELRDAQDALDVLKKAIGILGKD, encoded by the coding sequence ATGCCAAGAAAATCAAAACAACACACTAAGCAGTTCAAGTTGGATGCTATCAACTATCGCAAGGAACATCCTGATCTTACACAGGTTGAATGTGCCAAGAATCTCGGAATTGGTATAAGTACCTTAGCCAAATGGGAGGCTCAGTTCCGTGACCATGATGGTGACATTCCCGTTAGAGGTTCCGGTAACTACGAATCAGATGAACAAAAGGAAATCGCTCGTCTCAAACGTGAGCTCCGTGACGCTCAGGATGCACTTGATGTGTTAAAAAAAGCCATCGGCATTCTGGGGAAAGATTGA
- a CDS encoding sigma-70 family RNA polymerase sigma factor, which produces MSNEELIKLIKLGIDKKNNMEQLYIQNQGMIYAVVKRYRYACQSDHNNTSIIEVEDLMHEAYFGLLKAVESYDTGQGVLFMSYAPYWIKRAVKRYLENCGQAVRVPVHKQAQVYQYNQATSCFLRKYNRQPSVKEYATWLSVSEKAVEQLQRFMFQSKIKSLDIPLPGSDNVELTIIDTIASEVDIENEVTERLSRQQLYSELWKIVKEELKDEKALQILKIKYKDGPMSRFSTN; this is translated from the coding sequence ATGAGCAATGAAGAACTAATTAAATTAATAAAGCTAGGGATTGATAAAAAGAACAACATGGAGCAGCTCTACATACAGAATCAAGGCATGATATATGCAGTTGTTAAAAGATACCGTTACGCTTGTCAGAGTGACCATAACAACACTTCAATTATAGAAGTCGAAGATTTGATGCATGAAGCTTATTTCGGTCTTTTAAAAGCCGTAGAGAGCTATGATACAGGTCAAGGAGTGCTGTTTATGTCATATGCTCCCTACTGGATAAAAAGAGCAGTAAAAAGATACCTGGAGAATTGCGGACAGGCTGTCCGGGTACCGGTACATAAGCAAGCACAGGTTTATCAATATAACCAGGCAACATCATGTTTTTTGAGAAAGTATAACCGGCAACCTTCTGTTAAGGAGTACGCAACCTGGTTAAGTGTATCAGAAAAAGCAGTGGAGCAGCTGCAACGTTTTATGTTTCAAAGTAAAATTAAGAGTCTGGATATTCCCTTACCTGGAAGTGATAACGTTGAATTAACAATAATCGACACAATAGCAAGTGAAGTAGATATAGAAAACGAGGTTACAGAAAGACTAAGTCGGCAGCAGCTATACTCAGAATTATGGAAGATAGTAAAAGAAGAGTTGAAGGAT